A region of the Synergistaceae bacterium genome:
GCTTAGAGCCTTTGACTCCGCCGACGTTCTTATTATGGGTCTCGCACCTGTAGCCTGAATTGACATTGACGGGAACTCCTAATTTCTGTCGTATCTCTTCAGCCATGTTAATAACTCTCTGATCAATTTTATTTTCGCCGCAGTGTTTGCAAGCGAACTCGGACACTTTGAAGTGTTCAGTATCTACAGCCATTTTTAAATTTCCTCCTTAACAAAAAACGGGAAGCCGGAGCCTCCCGCAACATTTACACATTAAGTGTGAAGTAATAACCGTCCGCTAGGCCTCTTACACCCTGATAGTGAGTGCAGTGGATAAACTCGACATTTTCATAATTGCCGCTCATTGTGTCCATTATCATTGACTCGTCGTCGCCTTCTTTGGGAGTGTACGAGATTTCGATATTAGCTAACTTTTCGGGCGTAAAAAACTCTGGTGTGAGTTCCTGCTGTGAAATAAAGTTATTGCCGTTAAGCTCCAAATTTTTTAACTCGCTGTTATCTGCAAATTTTATCGTGTACATTATTTATTCTCCTTATGTATTTCTTATTACGCACCAGAACATTGGCAAATAATAATTTTGACTTGTACTATATGCGGATATTTTTGTTACTCCGGATGGCCAACCTCCCCAATAGTTTCCTGGTGAACCGTAACCCCAATATGAATTACCGCTGGCAACATCGCGCGTTAATACTCCTGCTATGGCAAAATTTTTGAACGCGCCATGACACATTGTATAAAATGGGAAAGTTGCATCAAACCACGTACTTGGCATTTTGCCGCGATAATAATAACCGCCCGGCAACATTTCATTTAGCGAAATCAAATGCACTTCGCTATTATCTTGAATCCAGCCTGACTCCTCGCCATTAGTAACAGCGTTGCAAGCTCTTATAGGCGCATGTCCGAGCCATTCACTAGACCCCCAGTTAGCTGACGACTTTATAAAATCAATTATTGCGGGAATATGTTCCTGATATATTTTTGATCCGATATAGCCGCCT
Encoded here:
- a CDS encoding DUF882 domain-containing protein, which codes for MAVDTEHFKVSEFACKHCGENKIDQRVINMAEEIRQKLGVPVNVNSGYRCETHNKNVGGVKGSKHTKGLAADLACSLGSAKMFEAVKQLRAEGKLQDMDYCIKYGKKNFIHIDCGGKRNNLYEVKT